The following proteins are encoded in a genomic region of Dokdonia donghaensis DSW-1:
- a CDS encoding acyl-CoA thioesterase, whose product MNFHTRKWIKPEDLNPNGTLFGGRLLEWIDEEAALYTIIQIENPRSVTKYMSEIDFRASAKKGDIIEIGLEATKFGTASVTLKCEVRNKMTRETIITIERIVMVGLDEEGKPQPHGKTEIEYVKNRLGASTE is encoded by the coding sequence ATGAATTTTCACACACGTAAATGGATTAAACCAGAAGACTTAAACCCAAATGGAACTTTGTTTGGAGGAAGATTATTAGAGTGGATAGATGAAGAAGCCGCATTATATACTATAATACAGATAGAAAACCCTCGATCTGTCACAAAGTATATGAGTGAGATAGATTTTCGCGCAAGCGCAAAAAAAGGTGACATCATAGAGATAGGTCTTGAGGCTACTAAGTTTGGAACAGCATCTGTTACTCTTAAGTGTGAGGTGAGAAATAAAATGACACGCGAGACTATTATTACCATAGAACGTATTGTTATGGTAGGGCTAGATGAAGAAGGTAAGCCCCAACCTCACGGTAAGACAGAAATAGAGTATGTAAAAAATAGACTGGGTGCATCTACAGAGTAG
- a CDS encoding HAD family hydrolase, with translation MKNIKTIAFDADDTLWVNETFFRDAEHTFCELLSDYIDYDNCQKRLFEMEMRNLALYGYGIKPFTLSLIECAQEVSDGKVSNAIIGDIIDLGKDMLNAPVTLLPHIEEVLEELSKEYKLVVATKGDLLDQERKLEKSGLSKYFHHIEVMSDKQPANYLKLIKHLDLDPTSFLMVGNSLKSDVLPVLEVGSYAVHIPFHTTWAHEQVDIEVSHERFKSLEDARSLRSVLS, from the coding sequence ATGAAGAATATAAAGACTATTGCTTTTGATGCAGACGATACGCTATGGGTTAACGAAACTTTCTTTAGAGATGCAGAACATACGTTTTGTGAACTGCTAAGCGATTACATAGACTACGATAATTGCCAGAAGCGCCTTTTTGAAATGGAGATGCGCAACCTAGCATTATATGGTTATGGTATCAAGCCTTTTACATTATCACTAATAGAATGTGCTCAAGAGGTGTCTGATGGAAAAGTTTCTAATGCCATTATAGGCGATATTATAGATCTAGGTAAGGATATGCTCAACGCGCCTGTTACCTTATTACCGCACATAGAAGAGGTACTTGAGGAGCTATCAAAAGAATATAAGCTTGTAGTTGCTACTAAGGGTGATTTACTAGATCAAGAACGTAAGCTAGAGAAGTCTGGTCTGTCAAAATATTTTCACCACATAGAGGTGATGTCTGATAAGCAGCCAGCAAATTATCTAAAGCTTATAAAGCATCTAGATTTAGACCCTACTTCATTTTTAATGGTGGGCAACTCTTTAAAGTCTGATGTGTTGCCAGTGCTTGAGGTAGGTAGTTATGCGGTGCATATTCCCTTTCATACTACTTGGGCTCACGAGCAGGTAGATATAGAAGTGTCTCACGAGCGTTTTAAAAGTCTTGAAGACGCTAGATCTTTAAGGTCTGTTTTATCTTAA
- a CDS encoding dicarboxylate/amino acid:cation symporter: MKKLALHWRILIGMVLGVVFALIMTNFEWGKDFVSDWIKPFGTIFINSLKLIAIPLILAALIKGVSDLKDISKLSQMGGRTIGTYVVTTVIAVSIGLVLVNIVSPGKSISDETRTELVDGYTDSTSKYKETAKAQKETGPLQALEDLVPQNIFSAATSNRNMLQVIFFAVFFGIGLILIPEEKSKTVKSFFDGVNEVILKMVDLIMLAAPYGVFALLAALVVESPNADLFKALGWYAFTVVLGLLSMIGVYMLIVIIFTKRSPASFLNGISPAQLLAFSTSSSAATLPVTMERVTEHLGVEEEVASFVLPVGATINMDGTSLYQAVAAVFIAQAFGMDLTLGTQLGIIATATLASIGSAAVPGAGMVMLVGVLGYAGIPEAGLALIFAVDRPLDMCRTVVNVTGDAAVSMVVAKSVDKLGDPKVKDWDDNYKG, from the coding sequence ATGAAAAAACTTGCGTTACACTGGAGAATATTAATAGGAATGGTTTTAGGAGTTGTTTTTGCACTCATAATGACAAATTTTGAGTGGGGAAAGGACTTTGTAAGTGACTGGATAAAACCCTTTGGAACCATTTTTATTAACTCATTAAAGTTAATTGCAATACCATTAATACTTGCTGCGCTCATCAAAGGAGTTTCAGATCTTAAAGATATATCTAAGCTCTCACAGATGGGAGGTCGTACTATTGGGACGTATGTTGTCACTACTGTTATTGCAGTTTCTATAGGACTTGTTTTAGTAAATATTGTATCTCCTGGTAAATCTATCTCAGACGAGACGCGTACGGAGCTTGTAGACGGTTATACAGATAGCACAAGTAAATACAAAGAAACTGCAAAAGCACAGAAAGAAACTGGACCATTGCAGGCTCTTGAAGACCTTGTTCCACAAAATATATTTTCGGCAGCGACTAGTAATCGTAATATGCTGCAGGTCATCTTTTTTGCAGTATTCTTCGGTATAGGACTTATTTTAATACCTGAAGAAAAGAGTAAGACGGTAAAAAGCTTTTTTGATGGTGTAAATGAAGTGATACTTAAAATGGTAGATCTCATTATGCTCGCAGCACCCTACGGTGTGTTTGCACTTCTTGCAGCCCTTGTGGTAGAGTCGCCTAATGCAGATCTTTTTAAAGCCCTGGGTTGGTATGCATTTACGGTCGTACTTGGTTTATTGTCTATGATAGGCGTGTATATGCTCATCGTTATCATCTTTACAAAAAGAAGTCCAGCATCTTTTCTTAATGGTATTTCTCCGGCACAATTATTAGCATTCTCAACAAGTTCTAGTGCAGCCACATTACCAGTAACAATGGAGCGAGTTACAGAACACTTAGGTGTAGAGGAAGAGGTGGCTAGTTTTGTCTTACCTGTAGGAGCGACTATCAATATGGATGGTACTAGTTTATATCAAGCAGTAGCGGCAGTATTTATAGCACAAGCTTTTGGTATGGACCTTACACTGGGTACACAACTAGGTATTATAGCAACAGCAACACTGGCTTCTATAGGTAGTGCTGCAGTACCTGGTGCAGGTATGGTAATGCTTGTGGGTGTACTAGGTTATGCTGGAATCCCTGAGGCAGGACTTGCACTTATCTTCGCGGTAGATAGACCTCTTGATATGTGTCGCACAGTAGTAAATGTGACTGGTGATGCTGCGGTATCTATGGTAGTTGCAAAGTCTGTAGATAAACTAGGTGATCCTAAGGTAAAAGACTGGGATGATAACTACAAGGGGTAG
- the aroC gene encoding chorismate synthase, which translates to MAGNTYGTIFKLTTFGESHGKAIGGIIDGCPAGLEIDFDAIQRDLDRRKPGQSKIVTQRKEPDTVDFLSGIFEEKTTGTPIGFQIVNTNQKSKDYGHIKDTYRPSHADYTYDKKYGNRDYRGGGRSSARETASRVVAGAIAKQFLKGITFHAFTSAVGDLSMDTPYQELDFNEIEKNDVRCADPAFAKACEEKIKVIKKQGDTIGGVITCVIQNVPIGLGEPVFDKLHAELGKAMLSINAVKGFEYGSGFEGAKMKGSDHNDYFNNDGTTKTNLSGGVQGGISNGMDIYFKVAFKPVATVMQKQETINAAGETVEMQGKGRHDPCVVPRAVPIVEAMAALVIADFVLRDKSVRL; encoded by the coding sequence ATGGCTGGTAATACCTACGGAACTATATTTAAACTCACCACTTTTGGCGAGTCTCACGGTAAGGCAATAGGAGGAATCATAGATGGATGTCCTGCAGGTCTTGAGATAGATTTTGATGCAATACAAAGAGATCTAGATCGTCGTAAACCAGGACAATCTAAAATTGTAACCCAGCGTAAGGAGCCAGATACAGTAGACTTTTTATCTGGTATTTTTGAAGAAAAGACTACAGGGACTCCTATAGGTTTTCAAATTGTAAACACAAATCAGAAATCTAAAGATTACGGTCATATAAAAGACACCTATAGACCAAGCCACGCAGACTATACGTATGATAAAAAATATGGTAATCGCGATTACCGTGGTGGTGGAAGATCTTCGGCTAGAGAGACTGCGAGTAGAGTAGTAGCTGGGGCTATTGCAAAGCAATTTTTAAAAGGCATTACCTTTCACGCATTTACAAGTGCGGTAGGAGATTTATCTATGGATACTCCATATCAAGAACTTGACTTCAATGAGATTGAAAAAAATGATGTGAGATGTGCTGATCCCGCTTTCGCGAAAGCGTGTGAAGAAAAAATTAAAGTAATAAAAAAACAAGGTGATACCATAGGAGGTGTTATAACCTGCGTGATACAAAACGTACCCATAGGATTAGGAGAGCCTGTGTTTGATAAACTACACGCAGAGTTAGGCAAGGCTATGCTTTCTATAAACGCTGTAAAAGGCTTTGAGTACGGAAGCGGTTTTGAGGGGGCAAAGATGAAGGGCTCAGATCATAACGACTATTTTAATAATGACGGTACTACAAAGACCAATCTTAGTGGTGGCGTGCAAGGCGGTATCTCAAACGGGATGGATATTTACTTTAAAGTAGCGTTTAAGCCGGTAGCAACTGTAATGCAAAAGCAAGAAACGATTAATGCCGCTGGAGAAACTGTAGAGATGCAAGGTAAAGGGCGTCACGATCCTTGTGTAGTCCCTAGAGCGGTGCCTATAGTAGAAGCAATGGCAGCACTTGTGATTGCAGATTTTGTACTACGAGATAAATCTGTTAGATTGTAG
- a CDS encoding UDP-2,3-diacylglucosamine diphosphatase, which yields MKRPVEIVVLSDIHLGTYGCHATEVFQYLNSIKPEILILNGDIVDIWQFRKRFFPKEHLKVIKKIITLASKGTQVYYITGNHDEMLRKFSDAVMGNIHLIDKLVLNLDGKKAWFFHGDVFDVSIQHTKWIAKLGGWGYDFLILFNRLLNKWLVKMGREKYSLSKKIKNSVKGAVKFINDFENTATDLAIENKFDYVICGHIHQPAIRKVKNHKGSTLYLNSGDWIENLTYLEYHDKEWSLKNYRAEFDKTYHIEEALDPMYDLSSLLTNVLK from the coding sequence TTGAAGAGACCTGTAGAAATAGTTGTACTTTCAGACATACATTTAGGCACTTACGGCTGTCACGCTACAGAGGTTTTTCAATATCTAAACTCAATAAAACCAGAAATTCTTATCCTTAACGGTGATATTGTAGACATCTGGCAGTTTAGAAAACGGTTTTTCCCAAAAGAGCATCTTAAGGTTATTAAAAAAATCATCACACTCGCCTCAAAGGGTACACAGGTGTACTACATTACGGGTAATCACGATGAGATGCTTCGTAAATTTAGCGATGCTGTTATGGGTAATATCCATCTCATAGACAAGTTAGTACTTAACCTAGATGGTAAAAAAGCGTGGTTTTTTCACGGAGATGTTTTTGATGTCTCCATACAGCACACCAAGTGGATTGCAAAACTAGGCGGATGGGGTTACGACTTTTTAATACTCTTTAATAGACTACTTAATAAATGGCTTGTAAAAATGGGAAGAGAGAAATACTCGCTCTCTAAAAAAATAAAGAATAGTGTAAAAGGAGCTGTTAAGTTTATAAATGATTTTGAAAACACAGCTACAGATCTGGCTATAGAAAACAAGTTTGATTATGTAATATGTGGTCACATACACCAGCCTGCTATACGTAAGGTTAAAAATCATAAAGGAAGTACCTTATACCTTAATAGTGGAGACTGGATTGAAAATCTTACATACCTTGAATATCACGACAAAGAGTGGAGTCTCAAAAACTACAGAGCAGAGTTTGATAAAACCTATCACATTGAAGAAGCCTTAGACCCTATGTATGATCTTAGCAGCTTGTTAACTAATGTTCTAAAATAG
- a CDS encoding FAD-binding and (Fe-S)-binding domain-containing protein — translation MNLLLQKLQQQVEGDLHYDNLHKTIYATDASVYRKIPLAVALPKTAQDIKVLCEFALQNSITLIPRTAGTSLAGQCVGDGIVVDVSKHFTNIISFDKEKKQVVVQPGVIRDELNLFLKPHGLFFGPNTSTANRCMIGGMVGNNSSGTTSIQYGVTRDKTVRLKTILSDGSEATFEDLDEVRFREKLTHTTLEGSIYNTIYTSLKDEESRAEIAAHFPKPEIHRRNTGYALDYLAQMNPFHVSGKDFNMCSLLAGSEGTLAFTTEITLQLDELPPAYNVLVAAHFEDLTSCLKAVVPAMRHNLFTCEMMDKVILDCTKNNRDQLKNRFFVDGDPAAILMLEVCDHTLEGARAQASAVITDLQKEQIGYAFPILEGPEIAQAMELRKAGLGLLGNIIGDKKAVACIEDTAVALEDLAAYIDEFTAIMDRYEQDAVYYAHAGAGELHLRPILDLKKKEDVSLFRQITTDVAHLVKKYNGSMSGEHGDGIVRAEFIPLMVGKKNYEMMKAVKSAFDPHHIFNAGKIIDAFPMDQNLRYEVGRQEPAVETLLNFNDNQGILRLAEKCNGSGDCRKMPSAGGAMCPSYRATRDEKDTTRARANTLREFLTTSEKANKYNHKELKDVFDLCLSCKACASECPSNVDVATLKAEFEYQYQKSNGSSLRTKLFAHNTKINKLGAAAPRFYNTMLAVTGGVAKATLGIAKKRSLPKLEVFLNPQESNVAGYNNLSTPAISKTKVVLYVDEFSQYLDGSIAQDAVVLLTKLGYDLQVITNHDSGRSYISKGFLDEAKVLANKNIAAFKDIGDETVIVGIEPSALLTFRDEYIRLADDVQIAKQIAEKASLIEEFLHNEIKKGVITAEQFSAQAKKLKIHGHCHQKALSSVSHTFAILNLPVNYVPTIIPSGCCGMAGSFGYEKEHYEVSMKVGEQTLFPAVRKAGNDTVIVANGTSCRHQIKDGTQRVALHPVTVLRQALI, via the coding sequence GTGAACTTACTATTACAAAAATTACAGCAGCAGGTAGAAGGCGACCTTCACTACGATAACCTTCATAAAACTATTTATGCGACAGATGCATCTGTATATCGTAAAATTCCGCTAGCTGTTGCTCTTCCTAAAACAGCGCAGGATATTAAAGTTTTATGTGAGTTTGCTTTACAAAATAGCATCACACTCATACCGCGCACCGCAGGAACATCCCTAGCGGGACAGTGCGTAGGAGATGGGATTGTAGTAGATGTGTCAAAACACTTTACAAACATCATCTCTTTTGATAAAGAAAAGAAACAGGTTGTTGTACAGCCCGGAGTGATACGCGATGAGCTTAATTTATTTTTAAAGCCTCACGGCTTGTTTTTTGGACCTAATACATCTACTGCAAATCGTTGTATGATAGGGGGTATGGTAGGTAATAACTCTTCCGGAACCACTAGTATTCAGTACGGTGTGACCAGAGATAAGACGGTAAGACTTAAAACTATTTTATCTGATGGTAGCGAGGCTACTTTTGAAGATTTAGATGAAGTACGCTTTCGCGAAAAGTTGACACACACCACTCTTGAAGGGAGTATATACAATACAATTTATACATCACTAAAAGACGAGGAGTCAAGAGCAGAAATTGCAGCACATTTTCCAAAACCAGAGATACATAGAAGAAATACGGGCTATGCCTTAGATTACTTGGCACAAATGAACCCTTTTCACGTAAGTGGAAAAGATTTTAATATGTGTAGTTTACTGGCAGGAAGTGAGGGCACGCTTGCTTTCACTACAGAAATCACTTTACAACTTGACGAGTTACCTCCAGCATATAATGTACTTGTAGCCGCGCATTTTGAGGATTTAACTAGTTGTCTTAAAGCTGTTGTACCTGCGATGCGTCATAATCTCTTTACCTGTGAGATGATGGATAAAGTGATTTTAGACTGCACAAAAAACAATCGTGATCAGCTCAAAAATAGATTTTTTGTAGATGGTGATCCGGCAGCAATATTAATGCTAGAAGTTTGTGACCATACACTAGAAGGAGCAAGAGCACAAGCAAGTGCTGTTATTACAGATTTACAAAAGGAGCAAATAGGTTATGCCTTCCCAATACTAGAAGGACCAGAAATAGCTCAAGCTATGGAGTTGCGTAAAGCAGGCCTGGGTCTCTTAGGAAATATAATAGGAGATAAAAAGGCTGTAGCTTGTATAGAAGACACGGCAGTGGCTCTAGAAGATCTAGCGGCTTATATAGACGAGTTTACAGCTATTATGGACCGTTATGAGCAAGATGCAGTGTATTATGCACACGCGGGCGCTGGAGAGTTGCATTTACGACCTATACTTGATTTAAAGAAAAAGGAAGATGTATCGCTCTTTAGGCAGATTACTACAGATGTTGCGCATCTGGTTAAAAAATATAATGGCTCAATGAGTGGTGAGCACGGTGATGGTATTGTACGTGCAGAGTTTATACCACTTATGGTGGGTAAAAAAAACTATGAGATGATGAAAGCAGTTAAGAGCGCTTTTGACCCTCATCATATTTTTAATGCCGGAAAGATCATAGATGCTTTCCCAATGGATCAAAATTTACGCTATGAAGTAGGTCGTCAAGAACCAGCGGTAGAGACGCTATTAAATTTTAATGACAATCAAGGTATACTACGCCTAGCCGAAAAATGTAATGGTAGTGGTGATTGTAGAAAGATGCCTAGCGCTGGAGGTGCTATGTGCCCTAGTTACCGTGCAACTCGTGATGAGAAAGATACAACTAGAGCGAGAGCCAATACCTTACGTGAGTTTTTAACAACTTCAGAAAAGGCAAATAAGTATAACCACAAGGAACTTAAGGATGTTTTTGACTTATGTCTTAGTTGTAAAGCGTGTGCAAGTGAGTGTCCAAGTAATGTAGATGTTGCTACGCTCAAAGCAGAGTTTGAGTATCAATATCAAAAATCTAATGGGAGTAGTTTACGTACCAAATTATTTGCGCATAACACAAAGATTAATAAGTTAGGAGCTGCAGCTCCTAGGTTTTATAATACAATGCTAGCGGTAACTGGTGGTGTTGCAAAAGCCACCTTAGGTATTGCAAAAAAGCGTAGTTTGCCTAAACTTGAGGTGTTTTTAAATCCTCAAGAGAGTAATGTAGCTGGCTATAATAATTTAAGTACTCCAGCTATATCCAAAACTAAAGTTGTTCTTTATGTAGATGAATTTTCTCAATATCTAGATGGATCAATAGCGCAAGATGCTGTTGTACTTTTAACTAAGCTTGGATACGACTTGCAGGTAATTACAAACCACGATAGTGGTCGTTCTTACATCTCAAAAGGATTTTTAGATGAAGCAAAAGTTTTGGCAAATAAGAACATTGCGGCGTTTAAAGATATTGGGGATGAAACTGTCATAGTGGGTATAGAACCTTCGGCGTTGCTTACGTTTAGAGATGAATATATTCGACTGGCAGATGACGTTCAGATAGCAAAACAAATAGCTGAAAAGGCTTCTCTTATAGAAGAGTTTTTACATAATGAAATTAAAAAAGGAGTCATTACCGCAGAGCAGTTTTCTGCGCAAGCGAAAAAACTCAAAATACACGGGCATTGCCATCAAAAGGCACTCTCATCTGTATCACACACATTTGCAATACTTAATTTGCCGGTAAACTATGTGCCTACCATTATACCATCTGGCTGCTGCGGTATGGCGGGCAGCTTTGGGTATGAGAAGGAGCATTATGAAGTGAGTATGAAGGTAGGTGAGCAAACCTTGTTTCCTGCAGTGCGTAAGGCAGGTAATGACACTGTTATAGTTGCAAACGGGACTAGCTGCAGGCACCAAATAAAGGATGGTACACAGCGTGTAGCTTTACATCCTGTTACGGTTTTAAGACAAGCGCTTATTTAA
- the bshA gene encoding N-acetyl-alpha-D-glucosaminyl L-malate synthase BshA produces MKIAIVCYPTFGGSGVVATELGIALSKRGHEVHFVTYKQPVRLALLNDNIHFHEVNVPDYALFHYQPYELALSSKLVRIIKKESIDILHVHYAIPHAYAGYMAKEMLKQEGIEVPMVTTLHGTDITLVGSHPFYRPAVSFSINNSDVVTSVSESLKQDTLRLFDITKEIDVVPNFIDYTAVDDSFTDCQRSLMANEDERIVTHISNFRKVKRISDVIEVFYRLQLEIPSKLLMVGEGPEREAAEQRVRELGIEEKVRFLGNSNEVDKILCFSDLFLLPSEAESFGLAALEAMVNRVPVISSNAGGIPEVNVDGVTGYLSNVGNIADMAQNAIRILEDDATLEQFKTNAKKEAAKFDIQNIVPLYEELYERALVKA; encoded by the coding sequence ATGAAAATTGCAATTGTCTGTTACCCAACCTTTGGAGGAAGTGGTGTAGTAGCAACCGAACTTGGAATCGCTTTGTCAAAAAGAGGTCACGAGGTACACTTTGTTACTTACAAGCAGCCAGTGAGACTTGCATTGCTTAATGACAATATTCATTTTCACGAGGTAAATGTACCAGACTATGCGCTGTTTCATTATCAACCTTACGAGCTTGCTTTGTCTAGTAAGCTAGTACGTATTATAAAAAAAGAGAGCATTGATATCTTACACGTGCACTATGCAATACCGCACGCATATGCAGGTTATATGGCAAAAGAAATGCTCAAGCAAGAGGGAATAGAAGTGCCTATGGTAACCACACTTCACGGTACAGATATAACTCTTGTGGGGAGTCACCCTTTTTATAGACCAGCAGTAAGTTTTAGTATTAATAATAGTGATGTTGTTACCTCTGTTTCAGAAAGTTTAAAGCAGGATACACTACGCTTATTTGATATCACAAAAGAAATAGATGTAGTGCCTAACTTTATAGACTATACGGCTGTAGATGATAGTTTTACAGACTGCCAGCGCAGCCTTATGGCAAATGAAGATGAGCGCATAGTAACTCACATAAGTAACTTTAGGAAGGTAAAACGTATCTCTGATGTTATTGAAGTGTTTTATCGATTACAACTTGAGATTCCTTCTAAGCTTCTTATGGTAGGTGAGGGGCCAGAACGTGAAGCGGCAGAGCAGCGCGTGAGAGAACTAGGTATAGAGGAGAAAGTACGATTTTTAGGTAATAGTAATGAGGTAGATAAAATACTTTGCTTTTCTGATCTCTTCTTACTGCCATCTGAGGCAGAGAGTTTTGGGCTTGCAGCGCTAGAGGCTATGGTAAACCGTGTACCAGTTATATCAAGTAACGCTGGTGGTATACCAGAAGTAAATGTAGATGGTGTAACAGGTTATTTAAGTAACGTAGGTAACATTGCAGATATGGCTCAAAATGCTATACGCATACTTGAGGATGATGCTACCTTGGAACAGTTTAAAACTAATGCCAAAAAAGAAGCGGCCAAGTTTGATATTCAAAACATTGTACCGCTTTATGAGGAGTTATATGAAAGAGCTTTAGTAAAAGCTTAG